A window of Fusarium falciforme chromosome 1, complete sequence genomic DNA:
GCCTCGAGAGCTGTGGCAACAGCGGTCGCGTTGTGACTGGCCTCACGAGCTCGCAGGTGCAGGGTCTTGAGACCGCGGTGGGCGAGCCAGCTGTCGAAAGCAGAGGGAACAGCGCCAATGGCGTTCTGGAGGAAGCCCAGAcgggccttgagctcgtcgCTGTTGAAGGCGGCAACACCCATGACGACATCACTGTGGCCGTTGATGTACTTTGTCACGCTGTGGACGACAATGTCGGCACCAAGGTCGAGGGGGTTCTGGACATAGGGGGAGAGGAAGGTGTTGTCAACGACAACAAGGACGCCGTGCTTGTGGGCCTCGGAGACGACGGCACGGATATCGACGAGACGGAGAGTCGGGTTGCTGGGGGTCTCGATCCAGATCAAGCGGGTCTGGTCGGTGATGTGCTCGGTGATGTCGACCTCGATCTCAGGGGTAAAAGTGACCTTGACACCGTGGGCCTTGGCGACCTGGGTGAAGTAACGGTGGGTGCCGCCATAGACATCAGAGACGGAGATGACATGGCTGCCGGCAGCCAAGCTCTGGAGGATGGTGGCAGTGGTGGCAGAGCCGGATGAGAAGGCGAGGGCGTACTTGGCGTGCTCGAGAGCGGCGACGGCAGCCTCAAAGTTGGTGCGGTTGGGGTTGGCGGAGCGGGAGTACTCGTACTCGCCGACGGGCTTGCCAACGGCAGTCTGGGCAAAAGTGGTGGAGAGGGAGATGGGCTCGATGACGGCGCCGGTAGCGGGGTCGTGTGGGGAGCCGGCGTGGACGGCGAGGGTGCCGAAGGCGTGGACGGGGGACGGCGGGCGAGGCGGGGTGGCCACGGGGTCCGAGTTGAGAGGGATGGCGGAcatgatgttgttgttgttggaaGGAGGTAGATGTATGTCGGTTGAAGAGGGGAGGAGAGAAAGAGGTGAAGAGACAAGAGGAATAGGAACAGGAACAGAGGGCTGAGTTGATGGACCAGCTGTTATATATGAACtcgacgagagcgagagtGCCGGGGTTAAGTGGAGGAGGTAGCGGGGCTCAGAAGGAAAACTTGTACCTATGGATAGGTTGCTATGCCGTGTTTCCCCCTGTCGGGAATGGATATCAAAGAGGCCAAGAGCAGCTTCTTAATGCGGCCAAGTCAGGCTTTCCAATTGCAAACCGGCGGCGGTTCCTTTGTTTCTCTTGGTTTGACGCGATCCTGGGTCGAGATGATGCGCAAAAGGCGGTTAACGGAGCGAGGGGGTCCGAGTTCCAGAGGCACGGGAAGCcgttcgttcgttcgttcgGGAAAAGGTTTCAAATTCTTAAACCTTGACGATCACGTCAACGAgcacctttttttttcttttgcaGCAAGGGAGTGCCTTTGATCGATAGGAAAAAAGCAAAGAGAGATGACAATGCaggtgaagaggaggaagagaaaaaaaaagtaaaattatTTGGCGACTCAGGCGCTGAAAAATGAGGTGCTGGTCTATCGTCGGTTATCGGCTCTCGGTGTATCCAAGTACTTGAACAACCtggatggtggtggttgtaTCGGATTACGGATCTGAGAAAGAGCCCAAGATTGTGGAATCATTCATCGAAAGGGTCTAcgaaggaaagaaaaaaactgGGTTCTCGTGTGTCTAAATAGTCGTTTCATGTGTGATTGATTACACAATTGAATCCATTGTCTTCTTTGTTGTTTCCATTCCTTCCCATGTCTACTACAATTTGTAAGTCAGAAGAAAAGAGGTTGATGACTCTTCCTCCCCCGGCGCCGGAGCCAATGTCACCATCCGAGGCGCACCTCAACAAAGATCTCACCGTCCATTCGGGGTTCACTCCCCCCTGCTTTGGAAAGATTAGAGAGTACATGTAGAGTACGGTCTGGATGGCTCGATGGCGCACCGCGATCAAAAGTCGTCATTCGTCGCTGGCGTCATGACCCGAGAAGAGGGGTGCGGATTTAGGAAAAAACGGCCGAGGAGGGAATTATCCACCGTGCTGCTTCCAGCCCGCCGTCAGGTGAATGGATGGGAAATGGgtgagagaaaaaaaattaacgaatcgacacacacacacggcGGCGGTACCGGGTCCATTGCTCAATTCGACTCAATGACAAATGCAACTGATCTGTAGCTGCTTATTTACACGCCAAGCACCGGGGCTTGTACCGCCTCACCGTCCGTGCCGGGCACGGGTACATTCAAGTCAAATTCTCCTCCCCTCATCCAAAGGGTCCTTGCGGAACCAACCTGACCCTGCGCGAATAGAGAACTCCGTCCGTTTGGTGGCGGGCAGAAGCGGCTCATTCGGGCTAATGGTGGAGGGGGCGTGTGTGTACCATACAAGATACCTCCGAATGATGCATAGGTCTATCTGTAGGAGCTTCTCTGGTGTGTGCAAGAGGCGGATAGCCACGAGGGGAAtgttggaggagagagagctgGACTTGCATTACTAAAGTCGGCCTTGTTATGTAAGAACAAGGCAGATAATACGCCAGCTGTGATCGGTGAGAGAGAAGCATTGGTATGTACCATGCGTGTGACTCGTATCATGGACGATGGGAATCTACGCAGGACAGTTGAACCGCAACTCGGACATCAGGAGGTTTCCATGGCCTACTGTAGTGTAGCTCACGCCCTTGCGTACTGTAGCCCTACTACTGTATCCTGCTACACTGACGTCTGCTGTAGATCTGCGAGTTTATTCTCGTCACAGCCTGGAACACGCCCGAGCAGAAATTGGCTTTGAAATCATGGATGGCATGGGCGATACGGGCCTGGTCGGCATCCGCAAATAGCATCCACGAGCGACTTCCCGTGCAGGGAATGTCGTGGTGTGAACAACCTCCGTCAGAGTGTGGGAGTACAACAAGAATAGCGAGTGCTCTTTGTTACTACGTAGTATTTTTTCTTGCTGACTCCCCCGCAAAACTCAGACGCCGAGGTAGCTGCCAAAAAGGGAGCACCGTTCCTTGCAGATCGATGTCGTGATTGCTCGTGTCGTCAAGGGAGAGGCGAGTCGCCGTCATAGTCTCGGGTCAGCAGATCTGAGGGTGCTCGGCTTCCCGTAATGGACAAGTCGGGGATCGGGTGAATTCTAGAACAAACATCCATGGCGGCTGGTCTATCTAAAATGAGatgtgctttttttttatgaGGCCCTTATCACAACACAGATTCGAGATGAGACATATGGAGCAAAGTCCAACGTTCCCCGGATTTGCTTGCACTTGCACTCAGACatgatgcgatgcgatgtgATGCGATGCGcgcctttgcttgcttgacGCCTTGATGCCTTATCCTCCTGCTTTTCTGCCTTATCCGAGAGTGAGTGTGGAAACTTGGGTCTGCGCGTGGAGCCCAACTGCACCCTTTTTCTTCATTTATTCGTCTACAGCAATTCAGTCATAATTCATGCCCACTCtacgaggcgaggcgagtCAGCTCAAGAGCCAAACTGCTTCACGATCTGAGCAACCTTGTTGGCGAGCTCGTCAGCCTCGGAGCGGGTGGCAGCCTCGGCGTACACACGGCATGCGTTCTCAGTGCCACTGGCGCGGGCAAAGGAACGGGCATTGGTGTACTTCCTAACACACTGGTCAATCTCATCCTGGGCACCGGCGGGCTGGCTGAGTCGGCGCTCGGCATCCGTGGTCTGGAAGAGATCCTTGTTGCCGACCTCGACGCGGACGAGGCGGTTGGGGAGGTCAGTGTAGGTCATGGCCCAGTCCTTAAGAGTCCATCCCTTGTGAGCGAGAATGACCTCCACCATGAGCATGTCCGAGATGGCGTCGCCGACCGTCTGGTTGATGAGGTCGCTGACAGCCGCCAGCGTCTCAAGCGCATCCTTCTGAGCAGGTGACTGGGGCTCTGTCTCGCGGAAAGCGCGGATGGCCTCCTGGGAAAAGACAACGGTGCCGTGGCCGTTAGCCTCAAAGTAGACGCCGACGTCGAACTGGCAGGCGACGTGGTGCAGGTGCTTAACACCGGTGGGGGTGCAGACCACAGGGAGCTGAAGGTGCTTCTCGATGTAGTTGGTGCTAGCACCGTTGGCGTAGGCGGTCTGGACGACGCCAATGCGGAGGTCATCAGCAAGGCCAGCAGAGCGGACGAGGTCGCCAATGAAGGAGGCGTTGAGAGACGAGATACGGTCGCCGTCGAGCATGAAGAAGCCAGTGTCAGGGTCGATCCAGTAGTAGATCAGACGGtcggcatcgccatcgaGGGAGCAGCAACGGACACCAGGGATAGGCTTGGGGCTGGGAGGAGCTCGCTGCTTGGTCTTGACGTAGTCGGCACCGGCCTGAGACACTGTTAGCAATTGTGATCTGTACCCGAGTTCAAGCTAGACTTACATCGAGGTTGAGAACCTCGGGGCGGAGCACATCGTCATTGACGACCTTGATGTCGGCGCCGGTCACGTCCTGGGGAATGACCTTGAGCAGCTCCGTAAGCTTGGGGCCTCCGACGCCATTGGCGCAGTCGACAATGAGCTGGCCCTGGAGCTTCTTGCCGCGAAGAGCGCGGACAAAGGCCTCGGAGAGCTTCTCGTAGTAACCAGCCTCGCTGACCTTTCCGTAGGCCTTGGGAGTGCCCTCGGTGTTGATGCAGCGGGTCAGGTAGTGAAGCTGAGGGGTGGTGAGGATCTTGTAGTCGGTGTACTCGGTCGAGGTGGCCTCGAAGGCATCGGCGAGGGCAGCGACGAGGGAGTGACCCGAGGGACGGGTATCACGACCGTAGACGACGCGGCCAGGGGCAGAGAGATcgatcttgagctgctcaGCGAGGGCCTTGTAGGTGTCAAGGAGCTCCTGGTCGGAGGGGCAGTTGACAAGACGGGTAGCGTAGGCTTCCCACTCCTGCTCAAGCATCTCGCCCATGGGGTCGACAATCTTGACACCGTTGTCAACGGCCGGGTTGTGGCTGGCGGTGATCATAACGCCAATGGCCTGGCCATTGAGCTTGCGGCTGCGCAGGCCCGATAGGAGACCGACACGGAAGGCGACGCCATC
This region includes:
- a CDS encoding Phosphoacetylglucosamine mutase, with amino-acid sequence MDGQILAASEKHPIVPNHTYKYGTAGFRMKADLLDGVAFRVGLLSGLRSRKLNGQAIGVMITASHNPAVDNGVKIVDPMGEMLEQEWEAYATRLVNCPSDQELLDTYKALAEQLKIDLSAPGRVVYGRDTRPSGHSLVAALADAFEATSTEYTDYKILTTPQLHYLTRCINTEGTPKAYGKVSEAGYYEKLSEAFVRALRGKKLQGQLIVDCANGVGGPKLTELLKVIPQDVTGADIKVVNDDVLRPEVLNLDAGADYVKTKQRAPPSPKPIPGVRCCSLDGDADRLIYYWIDPDTGFFMLDGDRISSLNASFIGDLVRSAGLADDLRIGVVQTAYANGASTNYIEKHLQLPVVCTPTGVKHLHHVACQFDVGVYFEANGHGTVVFSQEAIRAFRETEPQSPAQKDALETLAAVSDLINQTVGDAISDMLMVEVILAHKGWTLKDWAMTYTDLPNRLVRVEVGNKDLFQTTDAERRLSQPAGAQDEIDQCVRKYTNARSFARASGTENACRVYAEAATRSEADELANKVAQIVKQFGS
- a CDS encoding Cystathionine gamma-lyase produces the protein MSAIPLNSDPVATPPRPPSPVHAFGTLAVHAGSPHDPATGAVIEPISLSTTFAQTAVGKPVGEYEYSRSANPNRTNFEAAVAALEHAKYALAFSSGSATTATILQSLAAGSHVISVSDVYGGTHRYFTQVAKAHGVKVTFTPEIEVDITEHITDQTRLIWIETPSNPTLRLVDIRAVVSEAHKHGVLVVVDNTFLSPYVQNPLDLGADIVVHSVTKYINGHSDVVMGVAAFNSDELKARLGFLQNAIGAVPSAFDSWLAHRGLKTLHLRAREASHNATAVATALEASPLVIAVNYPGLDSHPHRHIAKKQHRDGMGGGMLSFRIQGGHAAAERFCQVTKIFTLAESLGGVESLVEVPSSMTHAGIPRDQREAVGIFDDLVRISCGVEDAEDLKNDVLQALQKAVTDTKTNGINGVNGSNGH